The Candidatus Kryptoniota bacterium DNA window CAGACTCAAATACCGTTTCCTCGACCTGCGCCGCGAATTAATGCAGAAGAACCTCCTAGTGCGACACAGGATGGCGCAGTCGGTCAGACGATATCTGGACTCCCTCGGGTTTCTTGAAATCGAGACCCCGTTCCTCATGAGAAGCACGCCCGAAGGCGCACGGGATTATCTAGTGCCGAGCAGAATCCACCACGGGAAATTCTATGCGCTCCCGCAATCGCCGCAGACATACAAGCAAATCCTCATGGTCGCCGGTTTCGACAAGTATTTTCAGATTGTAAAGTGCTTCAGGGACGAAGACCTTCGCGCGGACAGACAGCCGGAGTTCACACAGATCGATATCGAAATGTCCTTCGTGCTGGAAGAAGATATTTATAAGATGTCGGAAGGGCTTGTAGTACAGCTCTTCAAGGAAATCAAAGGGATCGACATAAAGACGCCGCTCCAGCGGATGAGTTACGACGAGGCGATGACGAAATACGGAAGCGACAAGCCGGACCTGAGATTCGGTCTTCAGATCGAAAACGTGACCGAAATCCTTCGCGGCTCGGAGTTCAAGATATTTCAATCGGCTATCGAAAGCGGCGACCTTGTCAGCGGTATGAATCTTAAAGGCCAGGGCGGACTCAGCCGAAAGCAGGTCGATGAGTTGACTGATACTGCGAAGTCGTGCGGTGCCGCCGGTCTCGCAAATTTCAAAGTCGGAGCCGACACGCTCGACTCATCTATATCCAAATTCTTTAAGCCCGAACAGCTGAAGAACCTGCGCGAGAAATTCTCTGCACAAAACGGCGACATGATTCTCCTCGTGACTCAGTCGAGGAAACAGATCTACACGACACTAGGCGCGTTCCGACTGGAGCTCGGGAGGAAATTCAATCTGATAGATGAGAAAGCCAACTCGCTCCTCTGGGTTACAGAGTTTCCGCTCCTTGAATGGTCGGATGATGACCATAGGTTCGCGGCGATGCATCATCCATTCACGTCGCCGAGGGATGAAGATGTTTCGCTCCTCGATGAAGGGAT harbors:
- the aspS gene encoding aspartate--tRNA ligase, producing the protein MSVSLKGKTRTHTCGELRAANIGKSVTLNGWVDGRRDLGGVIFVDLRDRYGKTQVVFAPQHNQAVYQVAKQLRSEDVIAVVGKIERRPEGTVNKSLPTGEIELIADELVILNEAETPPFPVADDVDTSEELRLKYRFLDLRRELMQKNLLVRHRMAQSVRRYLDSLGFLEIETPFLMRSTPEGARDYLVPSRIHHGKFYALPQSPQTYKQILMVAGFDKYFQIVKCFRDEDLRADRQPEFTQIDIEMSFVLEEDIYKMSEGLVVQLFKEIKGIDIKTPLQRMSYDEAMTKYGSDKPDLRFGLQIENVTEILRGSEFKIFQSAIESGDLVSGMNLKGQGGLSRKQVDELTDTAKSCGAAGLANFKVGADTLDSSISKFFKPEQLKNLREKFSAQNGDMILLVTQSRKQIYTTLGAFRLELGRKFNLIDEKANSLLWVTEFPLLEWSDDDHRFAAMHHPFTSPRDEDVSLLDEGMEEFKKKKRWLPDNAVGRAHARAYDLVWNGNEIAGGSIRIFQQEMQQKMFNCLGITEEEAKKKFGHLLEAFRYGAPPHGGIAFGFDRLAMLFTGSKSIRDVIAFPKTSSAMSLMDEAPSEVSREQLMELHLKII